TCGACGGTTCGCACATCCGCACGCTCCTGCTCACGTTCTTCTACCGCCAGATGCCCGAGCTCGTCGAAGGGGGGCACATCTACATTGCCCAACCGCCCCTGTACTCCGTCAAGCACGGCAAAACCATCAAGTACCTCCGGACCGAGCGCGAGATGGAGGAATACCTGATGCAGCGCGCCACCCAGGATGTGGTGGTGACGGTCGAGAAAACCGGACTGCAGTTCAGCGGAGCGCCGCTGGTGAAGTTGCTGAAGGGGATCAACGACCGGGCATCGATTTACGCCAAGCTCAACCGGCGCCTGGAAAACTCCGAACTGCTGGACCGGCTGCTGTTGTTCGTCGCAGGGGAAGGCGCTTTGCTGCAGCAGGGTTTTAGTCTGAAGGAGCTCTTCCAGCAGAAGGACTTGCTGGAGACGCTCGGCCGGATTCTGCAGGAGATCGGCTATCAATGCACCACGCTGCTCGATGAGGAGCACGGGCTCCATTCCCTGGTCATTCAGAAAAACGGCAACGGGAGCAAGTTGACGATCAACTGGGATTTCCTTTCATCGGCTGAATGGCAGCGGCTGTTTCATCTCTACTCTGAAATGACGCCCTTTGAAAAGCCGCCTTTTTCGGTCAAGCAGAACGGCGGCCAGATCACGGTGGTGTCCCGTGAAGCGTTGCTCGAACACATTCTCGCCCTCGGCAAAAAGGACCTTACCATTCAGCGTTACAAGGGTCTGGGAGAAATGAATCCTGAACAGCTCTGGATCACGACCATGAACCCGGAGTCCCGAACACTGATGAAAGTTTCGATCGACGACGCGGTGCAAACCGATGCCATTTTTACCATCCTGATGGGGGATGCCGTCGAACCCAGGCGCCGTTTCATCGAAGATAACGCCCTCAACGTTCGCAATCTGGACATCTGATTTCCTCTATGAATCCGGCATTGGAGCAGACCCCGGTAAATCTGATTGACGAGATGCGCAAGTCCTACCTGGACTATGCGATGAGCGTCATCATCGGCAGGGCCCTGCCCGACGCCCGCGACGGACTCAAACCCGTGCATCGCCGCGTGCTGTATGCGATGCATGATCTCGGAAACACTTACAACAAGGCCTACAAGAAGTCGGCGCGCATCGTCGGCGACGTCATCGGCAAATATCATCCGCACGGCGACACGGCGGTCTATGACACGATCGTGCGGCTGGTTCAGGAATTTTCCATACGCTATCCCCTGATCGACGGGCAGGGCAACTTCGGCTCGGTCGACGGAGACAACGCCGCCGCCATGCGCTACACCGAGATCCGGATGGCGCGCATAACGGACGAACTGCTGGCGGACATCGAAAAGGAAACCGTCGACTTCGGTCCCAACTACGACGGGTCGCTGTCGGAACCTCTGGTCTTGCCGGCCAAGTTTCCGAATCTGCTCGTGAACGGATCCTCCGGGATTGCCGTCGGCATGGCGACCAACATTCCACCCCACAACCTGGCGGAGATCATCAACGCGACCATCCTGTTGATCGAGAATCCGCAGGCCACATTGGGTCAGTTGATGGCCCTGGTGCCGGGCCCCGATTTTCCGACGGCCGGCTTTATCTACGGCCGATCCGGGATACGGTCCGCCTACCACAGCGGTCGCGGCATCATCATCATGCGGGCTCGGGCCGCCATTGAACACCTGGGACGCGACCGCGAGGCGATCATCGTGACGGAGATTCCCTTCCAGACCAACAAGGCCAGGCTGATCGAGCGCATCGCCGAGCTGGTCCGGGACAAGAAGCTGGAAGGCGTCGCGGATCTCAGGGACGAATCCGACCGGGAAGGAATGCGGATCGTCATCGAGATCAAGAAAGACCAGCCGGCCCAGGTCGTGCTGAATAACCTCTACAAGATGACCCCGATGCAATCCAGCTTCGGCATCATCCTGCTGGCGATCGTCAATAACCAGCCCCGCATCCTGTCGCTGGCAGAAGCCCTGACCTGCTTCATCGACCATCGCAAGGACGTGGTCCGGCGCAGGACAATTTTCGAACTGGGCAAGGCGGAAGCACGCCTGCACATCCTGGACGGCCTCCGGCGCGCCCTCGACATCATAGACGCGATCATCACTCTGATCCGAGCATCCAAGGAACCGGCTGTCGCCAAAGAAGGCCTGATGACGCAGTTCCAGTTCAGCGAGCTCCAGGCGCAGGCCATTCTCGACATGCGCCTCCAGCGGCTGACCGGACTGGAGCGGGAGAAAATCTATGCCGAGTACGAGGAGATCCTGAAACTTATCGCCCGTCTCAAGGAGATCCTGGCCAGCGAGCATGTCCTCAAGGGAGTGATCGTCGACGAACTCAAGGAATTGCAGAAGGCCTATGGTGATGAACGGCGCACCGAGATCGTGGACGAGGAAGCCGAGATTACGCTGGAAGACCTGATTGCCGTGGAGGATGTGGTGATTACTGTCACCCATTCCGGCTACATCAAGCGCACCAACGCCTCGCTGTATCACTCCCAGGGAAGGGGCGGCAAAGGCCGCATCGGCATGACCACGCGCGAGGAGGACTTCATCGATCATGTCTTCGTCGCCTCGACGCACAGCTACCTCCTCATTTTCACCAACCAGGGACGCGTCTACTGGCTGAAGGTATATGAAATCCCCGATGTGGGGACGGCGGGAAAAGGCAAGGCGATCGTCAACCTGGTCAACATGTCCAAGGAGGAAAAGATCGCGGACATCGTCTCGGTCAAAGAATTCGACGTGGACCGGTACGTCGTGATGGCGACCCGCGACGGCATCGTCAAGAAAACGGCGCTGAGCGAATACTCCAACCCGCGCAGTTCCGGAATCATTGCCATCACCGTGCCGGAAGATGATGAACTGATCGGGTGTCAGTTGACTGACGGGTCCTATGACATCTTGCTCGCGACGCGCAAGGGCAAGTCGATCCGCTTTTCGGAGAAGGACGTCCGCGAGATGGGCAGAACCGCGCGCGGCGTGATCGGAATTCGGCTGGCGCAGGGCGACAGGGTTGTGGCGATGTCGGCTCTCGCCGGCGACGGCCAGTTCCTGACCGTCACAGAAAAGGGATTCGGCAAAAGGACCGGGGTGGACGAGTACCCGCGGCAGGGGCGGGGCGGATCGGGTGTGATCAATATCCGGGTCGGTGAAAAGAACGGCGAGGTGGTCAATACCTGTCATGTCCACGAAGACGCCTGCGTCATGTTGATCACGGCCCAAGGGAAACTGATCAAGCTCTATGTCGACCAGATCCGCAACACGCAGAGCCGGGCCGCCCTCGGCGTCAAGTGCATCGACCTGGAGGAAGGAGACGTCGTAGCCAGCGTGACCGTGGTTGCGGGAGAGGAGTCGGAGGAGCCTGGGAATGAGAGCGCGCCCTTGTGATCGGAGCCGGATAATTGCCTGGTGCCTGCTCCTGGCCCCCGGTCTTCTTGCCGGCTGCATCTCCAGCTCGCGCCAGCTTCTGGACCAGGCGGAGGCGAGCTGGCGCAAGGGGCGCTACTACGAGGCCATCCAGGCCGACGAGGACCTCTACAGGCTCGAGCGGCGCGGCAGGTATGCCCCGCGTGCCCTTCTCAACATAGGCAATATCTACTATCTCAATCTGCGCAAGATCCCACAGGCGATCGAATTCTACGACAGGCTTACCCAGGAATTCCCCGATCGTCCGGAGGCACTCCGGGCGCGCCGCCAACTGGCCTCCATCTACGCCAACGAGTTCATCGATCTGGACCAGGCTATAGCTCAGTACGACAAGCTCCTCGCCGCGGAGAGTCTTGATGATCGCCCGGAGATTCTGTTTCAGCGTGCCAACGCTTACTTTAAGAAAGGAGACTATGATCGCGCCCTGCGCGAGCTGCACGGCCTCGAAGAATCCGGCATCAAAGACCAGCTCGCCGCCCAGGTGTCGCTCAAGATCGGCAATATCTACCAGGTTCAAAAGAGGTTTCATGATGCCATCGAACCGTTCCGCAAAGTGCTCTCGGCGAGCTGCGCGGAGTGCTCGGAGAGCCGGCGGCGCGCGATCCTCAATCTGGCGGAGACCTACGAAAATCTCTTCGATTTCGACAACGCCATCGAAACGATCCGCAAGCTGGATGAGACCCCCGAGAACGAGCGGTACCTCCGCAGCGAGGTTGAGCGCCTGAGCAGGAAACGCAAGGAAGTCGAGAAAGGCCGTGCGGCGGACTGGGACCGCCCCCGAGTGAACCCGGGTGCAACCGGCACACCCAGGGCGCCCGTGCGTCAACCCGAAACGCCTCCGAACAAGAAGGAGAATTTTGGACTTTAGATTTTGGATACTGATGTCAGTCCTGTTCTCATGAATCGAAAAATCCCAAATCCGCCATCCAAATCCAAAATCCCAAAATAGTCGCGCTGCAGACCTTTTCATAGCCTGGGCACAGCCGTATAATTAATCGGTTGAGGCAGTTGTGGCTTGACAGCCACCGGCAGGGAGAGTAAGGTATGCCGTCGTTATGGGAAGGAGGTGTTTAGGCTTGGCGGAAGTCATCGTCAACGAAGGCGAATCACTCGAAAGCGCACTGCGGCGCTTCAAGCGCAAAGTTCAGCAGGAAGACATCATCAAGGATGTCAAGAAGCACTCGTTCTATCTTAAGCCCGGCGAAAAGAAACGCATCAAGCAGGCACTCGCCCGCAAGCGGCTGCGCAAGAAAATGCGCGGAATGCGCGGCTGACGCAGCAAAGAGATACGGAACCGCAGATGAACGCAGACGCACGCAGATCAATATCTGCGCGCATCCCCGTGCATCTGCGGTTTCATTTTTGATCTCATCCGAACGCCCAGAGGTCACTCGGTGGAGCGCAAATTTCAGCGAATCATTCTGGCTGTGCTCGACGGCGTGGGGATCGGGGCCATGCCCGATGCCGAGCGTTGGGGCGATGCCGGCAGTGACACCCTCGGGCACGTCATCAGTGCGGAAGAGCCGCGGCTGCCTCATCTCGTTGAATTGGGGCTGGCAGCGATAAGACCATTCACCACTCTCCAGCCGCCCCAACCGGTCCGCGGTTGCTTCGGCAAGGCGGCGATTCTTTCCAATGGCAAGGACACGACGGTCGGGCACTGGGAAATGGCCGGCATCTTGAGCCTGGAGCCATTCCCGACCTATCCGGCCGGTTTTCCTGCCCGGATCCTTGAGCCGTTTGAAAATGCAATCGGGCGGCAGGTGCTCGGCAACGTGGCGGCTTCGGGAACGGAAATCATCAAAGACCTCGGCGATGAGCACGTGGCCACGGGCAAGCCGATCGTTTACACTTCTGCGGACTCCGTTTTCCAGATCGCCGCGCATGAGGAGGTTATCCCCCTCGAGGAGCTCTACCGCATCTGCGGCATCGCCCGCAAACTGCTCGTCGGGGCCGACCGGGTGGCGCGCGTGATCGCGCGGCCGTTCACCGGCTTGTCCGGCAGGTACCGGCGTACTGCCAACCGCAGGGATTTCGCCGTGCCGCCGCCGGGAGAGACGCTGCTGGATCGGCTGAAGCGCTTGGGCCTGTCCGTCATCGGAGTCGGAAAAGTTGCTTCGATATTCGATGGCCGCGGTATCACGAGGGATCTGCCGGTCCATGGCAACGACGAGTCGATGGACGCGACGATCACGGCGCTGGCGTTGGCGTCTGAGGGGATGATCTTCAGCAATTTCGGCGACTTCGACACGCTTTGGGGTCACCGCAATGATTGCGCCGGTTTCGCCCGCGGTCTCGAGGTATTCGATCGCCGGTTGCCTGAGCTCTGCGGAGCTCTGGGGGAGGATGATTGCCTGGTCATCACGGCGGACCACGGCTGTGATCCGACCACACCGGGCACCGACCACTCGCGCGAGTACACGCCGATCCTCGTCTTCAGCCGCAAGCTCGCTGGGGGCGTGAGTCTGGGCACACGCGATTCCCTGGCCGATATCGGCCAGACCGTCGCCGAGAACTTCGGGCTCGCGCTGCCTGCCGGCAGGTCTTTTCTCAAAGATCTGCGATAGTGCCGGGCGGAAGAATCAACTCGCAGATGTAAGGTAGATTGCGATAGCGCTGGTTGAAATCCAGACCGTACCCCACGACAAACTTGTTGGGCACTTCAAATCCCACATAGTCCGCATGTACGGCGATCTGCCGGCGGGACGGCTTGCTGAGCAGGGTGACGACGCGCAGGGAGCGCGGATTGCGGGATTGCAGGTTTTCCAGCAGGTAATGAAGTGTAAGACCCGTGTCGAGGATGTCCTCCACGAGCAGGACGTCCTTTCCGTCCACGCTCTCGTCCAGGTCCTTCAGGATGCGCACTTCGCCGCTGCTCTTGATGCCGGTTCCGTAGCTGGCGACTGCCATGAAATCGAACGAGAGGCCCACTCCGATGGCGCGAATGAGATCGGCGTGGAAAACGGTAGCCCCTTTGAGAACTCCGATCAGGTGCGGCGTTCTGCCGTCGTAGTCCGCCGTGATCTGGCGGCCGAGTTCCGCGACCCGGTTTTGAATCGTCTCCGCCTCGAACAGAATCGGGCCGAGCGCTTCATTCAGATGACGATACCAATCGACAGCCACACAGCCTCCCTTCTCGATGCTTGCCTTCGGCACGATGCTCAGAACCGTATGCATCGGCAAGCAAGTGGTGGGGTAATCTTTATCACAAGTTGTACTGAACCGCGAAGACTCAAAGACTCTAAGATTAAAAAAAGCAGCAGCCTGGATTTTCCCTGCGTCTTAGAATCCTCGTGTTTTCGCAATCAGCTTTTGGATGCCAAGCAATAGCGCTTGATGAGGCGGTCGCGATGGACTAAATTTTTCCTCCACGGAAGGAAAGAGATGCGAGAAGCTGCGGGTGATGTCGCGATGGGAATGAGAAGGAAGTCCGCACCGGTCATGGTGGGCCGGGTTCGAGTGGGCGGTGATGCGCCGATCGTCGTGCAATCGATGACCAACACCGATACGGAGGATGCGCCGGCGACAGCGCGCCAGGTGTCTGCCCTGGCTGCCGCGGGATCCGAACTGGTCCGAATCACGGTCAACACTCATGCGGCGGCCCGTGCGGTCCCTGAGATCATGGCGCGGCTGTCGGATCTGGGCGTCGAAGTGCCGGTGATCGGCGACTTCCATTACAACGGGCATCTTCTGCTCTCGCAGTATCCGACATGCGCGCGTGCGCTGGCCAAATATCGCATCAATCCCGGCAATGTGGGGGCTGGCAAGCATCATGACGAGAACTTCGGCCGGATGATCAGAGTGGCCATCGAAAACGACAAGCCGGTGCGCATTGGTGTGAACTGGGGCTCGCTCGATCAGGCGTTGCTGGCCCGGCTCATGGACCAGAATCGTCTGAGCCCCGCGCCTCGCACCGCCCGCGACATCATGATTGACGCCATCATCTTGAGTGCGCTCGAATCGGCGCATAGGGCCGAGGACTATGGACTGGCGCACAATCACATCGTCCTGAGCGCAAAAGTTTCCGGAGTTCAAGATCTTATCCTGGTGTACCGCTCCCTGGCGGCACAATGCGATTACGCTCTGCACCTCGGGCTGACCGAGGCCGGTATGGGAGCCAAGGGCATCGTGGCTTCCACGGCGGCTCTTGCTGTTCTTCTGCAAGAAGGGATCGGCGACACGATCCGCGTATCGCTCACGCCCGCTCCCGGGGGAGATCGGGCCGAAGAAGTGCGGGTGGCTCAACAGATCCTGCAGTCGTTGGAGATCAGGAGCTTTATGCCCCAGGTTTCAGCCTGCCCGGGCTGCGGCCGCACCACTTCCACATTTTTCCAGGAAATGGCCGATCAGATCGAGGTCTATCTACGGACCCAGATGCCCGCGTGGCTGAAGCGATACCGGGGGGTGGAGGAGCTCAAAGTGGCGGTGATGGGATGTGTGGTGAATGGTCCCGGGGAATCCAAGCATGCCAACATCGGGATTTCCCTCCCCGGGTCCGGGGAGGAACCCAAAGCGCCGGTCTACGTGGACGGCTGCCTGACAACAACCTTGCGCGGCGATGACATCGTCGCCGAGTTCATAAAAATCCTGAACCAGTACGTCGCTTCACACTATTCTCCTGCGCAGAATTGAATCCCGGCCGCGGATCAGACTGATTTGACGGAAAATGACCGGCAGCCGCAATTATTTTCGCGGATTTCGCGGAATCCGTGGCAAGCTTTGTCTGAAGAATCTGCTGTGGTTAAGGCTTTGACCAAATGAAACCGCCATTCTGGAAACCGAGACCTTATGCTCAAGACACACAATTGCGGTGATCTGCGCGCTTCTGACATCGGGAAGACGATCGTGCTGTCCGGTTGGGTGCACCGGCGCCGGGACCTCGGCGGCTTGATCTTCATTGATCTGCGCGACCGGTCGGGTCTGGTACAGGTTACGGTCGATCAGGAATCCGGCGATTGCTCCGGGGTCGCGGTGCGGTTGCGCAATGAATTCGTCGTGAAGTGCACGGGCCTGGTTCAGGCTCGACCCGCAGGCATGGTCAACCCGGCCATGCCTACCGGCGAAGTGGAGGTGCTGGCGCAGGCCCTCGAAATTCTGAACCCTTCCAAGGCGCTTCCCATCCAGCTGGACGACGATGGGTACAAGACCGACGAAAGCCTCCGCTTGAAATATCGCTATCTTGATCTCAGGCGGGCGCGGCTGCAGAAGAATATGGCCCTGCGGCACAAGACGATAAAGTTCATCCGCGATTATCTTGACCAGCAGGGCTTCTACGAAATCGAGACGCCCATTATGATCAAGGCGACCCCGGAGGGGGCGCGCGACTATGTTGTACCCAGCCGTGTGCAGCCGGGCAAGTTTTATGCGCTCCCGCAAAGCCCGCAGCAACTCAAACAGCTCCTCATGGTGGCTGGATACGAGCGCTACTTCCAGATCGCGCGCTGCATGCGCGACGAGGACCTCCGGGGCGACCGCCAACCTGAATTCACGCAGCTCGATCTCGAAATGTCGTTCGTGGATCGTGAGGATGTGCTCGCTGTCGTCGAGGGGCTGGTCAAGGGGTTGGTACCCGCAGTCGCTCCCCACAAGCGCCTCTTCGATCCCTTTCCGAAACTCACCTATGAGGAGGCCATGGCCCGGTTTGGCACTGACAAGCCGGATTTACGCTTTGGCATGGAGCTCGCCGACGTCACGGCCTTGTTCCGCGATTCGGAGCTCAAGATGTTTGCCGACGCCACCCGCAGCGGGCAGGCGGTAAAAGCGATCAAGGCACCCGGGTGCGCATCCTATTCACGCAGGGACCTGGACGGGCTGACCGATCTCGTCAAGGCCTGGGGTGCGAAGGGCTTGGCCACGATAGGCTGGACTTCTGCGGGCCTGAAGGGAAGCCTCGCCAAAACGCTGGGCGCAGAGAAGGCAGCACAGCTGGCAGGCAGAATGGATGCTGCAACGGGTGATCTGGTCTGCCTGGTTGCGGAAGCACCGGCGCTGGTCCACAAGGTGCTCGGCAACCTGCGCCTCGAATTCCGCGACCGCCTGAAGCTGGCGCCGCCGGATCTGCTGGCATTTGCCTGGGTGGTCGATTTTCCGATGTTCGAATGGGATGAGGAAACAAAGACGTGGAGCTCCACCCATCACCCTTTCACCATGCCCAAGGAGGAGCATCTGGACATGCTCGAAACTGACCCAGGCTCGGTCATGAGCAAAGCCTACGATCTCGTCTGCAATGGATACGAGCTCTCGAGCGGCAGCATCCGCATCCACCGCCGCGACGTCC
The Terriglobia bacterium genome window above contains:
- the gyrA gene encoding DNA gyrase subunit A, which produces MNPALEQTPVNLIDEMRKSYLDYAMSVIIGRALPDARDGLKPVHRRVLYAMHDLGNTYNKAYKKSARIVGDVIGKYHPHGDTAVYDTIVRLVQEFSIRYPLIDGQGNFGSVDGDNAAAMRYTEIRMARITDELLADIEKETVDFGPNYDGSLSEPLVLPAKFPNLLVNGSSGIAVGMATNIPPHNLAEIINATILLIENPQATLGQLMALVPGPDFPTAGFIYGRSGIRSAYHSGRGIIIMRARAAIEHLGRDREAIIVTEIPFQTNKARLIERIAELVRDKKLEGVADLRDESDREGMRIVIEIKKDQPAQVVLNNLYKMTPMQSSFGIILLAIVNNQPRILSLAEALTCFIDHRKDVVRRRTIFELGKAEARLHILDGLRRALDIIDAIITLIRASKEPAVAKEGLMTQFQFSELQAQAILDMRLQRLTGLEREKIYAEYEEILKLIARLKEILASEHVLKGVIVDELKELQKAYGDERRTEIVDEEAEITLEDLIAVEDVVITVTHSGYIKRTNASLYHSQGRGGKGRIGMTTREEDFIDHVFVASTHSYLLIFTNQGRVYWLKVYEIPDVGTAGKGKAIVNLVNMSKEEKIADIVSVKEFDVDRYVVMATRDGIVKKTALSEYSNPRSSGIIAITVPEDDELIGCQLTDGSYDILLATRKGKSIRFSEKDVREMGRTARGVIGIRLAQGDRVVAMSALAGDGQFLTVTEKGFGKRTGVDEYPRQGRGGSGVINIRVGEKNGEVVNTCHVHEDACVMLITAQGKLIKLYVDQIRNTQSRAALGVKCIDLEEGDVVASVTVVAGEESEEPGNESAPL
- a CDS encoding tetratricopeptide repeat protein, with the protein product MRARPCDRSRIIAWCLLLAPGLLAGCISSSRQLLDQAEASWRKGRYYEAIQADEDLYRLERRGRYAPRALLNIGNIYYLNLRKIPQAIEFYDRLTQEFPDRPEALRARRQLASIYANEFIDLDQAIAQYDKLLAAESLDDRPEILFQRANAYFKKGDYDRALRELHGLEESGIKDQLAAQVSLKIGNIYQVQKRFHDAIEPFRKVLSASCAECSESRRRAILNLAETYENLFDFDNAIETIRKLDETPENERYLRSEVERLSRKRKEVEKGRAADWDRPRVNPGATGTPRAPVRQPETPPNKKENFGL
- the rpsU gene encoding 30S ribosomal protein S21; amino-acid sequence: MAEVIVNEGESLESALRRFKRKVQQEDIIKDVKKHSFYLKPGEKKRIKQALARKRLRKKMRGMRG
- a CDS encoding phosphopentomutase, whose amino-acid sequence is MERKFQRIILAVLDGVGIGAMPDAERWGDAGSDTLGHVISAEEPRLPHLVELGLAAIRPFTTLQPPQPVRGCFGKAAILSNGKDTTVGHWEMAGILSLEPFPTYPAGFPARILEPFENAIGRQVLGNVAASGTEIIKDLGDEHVATGKPIVYTSADSVFQIAAHEEVIPLEELYRICGIARKLLVGADRVARVIARPFTGLSGRYRRTANRRDFAVPPPGETLLDRLKRLGLSVIGVGKVASIFDGRGITRDLPVHGNDESMDATITALALASEGMIFSNFGDFDTLWGHRNDCAGFARGLEVFDRRLPELCGALGEDDCLVITADHGCDPTTPGTDHSREYTPILVFSRKLAGGVSLGTRDSLADIGQTVAENFGLALPAGRSFLKDLR
- the hpt gene encoding hypoxanthine phosphoribosyltransferase is translated as MHTVLSIVPKASIEKGGCVAVDWYRHLNEALGPILFEAETIQNRVAELGRQITADYDGRTPHLIGVLKGATVFHADLIRAIGVGLSFDFMAVASYGTGIKSSGEVRILKDLDESVDGKDVLLVEDILDTGLTLHYLLENLQSRNPRSLRVVTLLSKPSRRQIAVHADYVGFEVPNKFVVGYGLDFNQRYRNLPYICELILPPGTIADL
- the ispG gene encoding flavodoxin-dependent (E)-4-hydroxy-3-methylbut-2-enyl-diphosphate synthase, translated to MGMRRKSAPVMVGRVRVGGDAPIVVQSMTNTDTEDAPATARQVSALAAAGSELVRITVNTHAAARAVPEIMARLSDLGVEVPVIGDFHYNGHLLLSQYPTCARALAKYRINPGNVGAGKHHDENFGRMIRVAIENDKPVRIGVNWGSLDQALLARLMDQNRLSPAPRTARDIMIDAIILSALESAHRAEDYGLAHNHIVLSAKVSGVQDLILVYRSLAAQCDYALHLGLTEAGMGAKGIVASTAALAVLLQEGIGDTIRVSLTPAPGGDRAEEVRVAQQILQSLEIRSFMPQVSACPGCGRTTSTFFQEMADQIEVYLRTQMPAWLKRYRGVEELKVAVMGCVVNGPGESKHANIGISLPGSGEEPKAPVYVDGCLTTTLRGDDIVAEFIKILNQYVASHYSPAQN
- the aspS gene encoding aspartate--tRNA ligase, producing the protein MLKTHNCGDLRASDIGKTIVLSGWVHRRRDLGGLIFIDLRDRSGLVQVTVDQESGDCSGVAVRLRNEFVVKCTGLVQARPAGMVNPAMPTGEVEVLAQALEILNPSKALPIQLDDDGYKTDESLRLKYRYLDLRRARLQKNMALRHKTIKFIRDYLDQQGFYEIETPIMIKATPEGARDYVVPSRVQPGKFYALPQSPQQLKQLLMVAGYERYFQIARCMRDEDLRGDRQPEFTQLDLEMSFVDREDVLAVVEGLVKGLVPAVAPHKRLFDPFPKLTYEEAMARFGTDKPDLRFGMELADVTALFRDSELKMFADATRSGQAVKAIKAPGCASYSRRDLDGLTDLVKAWGAKGLATIGWTSAGLKGSLAKTLGAEKAAQLAGRMDAATGDLVCLVAEAPALVHKVLGNLRLEFRDRLKLAPPDLLAFAWVVDFPMFEWDEETKTWSSTHHPFTMPKEEHLDMLETDPGSVMSKAYDLVCNGYELSSGSIRIHRRDVQARIFKRLGYSEEEAYRRFGHMLEAFEYGAPPHGGMAPGIDRLVMLLADEPNIREVIAFPKTASASDLMFDAPSELDPRHLKELHLEITE